A stretch of the Synechocystis sp. PCC 7338 genome encodes the following:
- the purU gene encoding formyltetrahydrofolate deformylase, with protein MQNLTATLLVSCPDQPGIVAQIAQFIYQNQGNIIHADQHTDFSSGLFLNRVEWQLDNFRLSRPELLFAWARLAEQLQATWQIHFSDQLPRLAIWVSKQDHCLLDILWRWRSGELRCEIPLIISNHPNLKPIADQFDIDFHCLSITKENKLAQETAELALLKQYQIDLVVLAKYLQILTTDFVGQFPNIINIHHSFLPAFPGANPYHRAHERGVKIIGATAHYATAQLDEGPIIEQDVVRVSHRDNVEDLIRKGRDLERVVLARAVRLHLQHRILVYDNRTVVFA; from the coding sequence ATGCAAAATCTCACCGCAACACTGCTTGTTTCCTGTCCTGACCAACCGGGCATTGTGGCCCAAATTGCCCAATTTATTTATCAAAACCAGGGCAATATCATCCACGCCGACCAGCATACGGACTTCTCCAGTGGGCTTTTTTTGAATCGGGTAGAGTGGCAGTTGGACAATTTTCGGCTATCCCGTCCGGAGTTGTTGTTCGCTTGGGCTCGATTAGCTGAGCAACTCCAGGCCACTTGGCAAATTCATTTTTCTGACCAGTTGCCCCGTTTAGCCATCTGGGTTTCCAAGCAAGATCATTGTCTGCTCGATATTCTCTGGCGCTGGCGATCGGGAGAGTTGCGTTGTGAAATTCCCCTCATTATTAGCAATCATCCAAATCTAAAACCTATTGCCGACCAATTTGACATTGATTTCCATTGTTTGTCCATTACCAAAGAAAATAAGCTCGCCCAGGAAACAGCGGAATTAGCTTTATTAAAACAGTATCAAATTGATCTGGTGGTGTTAGCAAAATATCTACAGATTTTAACCACCGACTTTGTTGGTCAATTTCCTAACATTATTAATATTCACCACTCTTTTTTACCTGCCTTCCCTGGAGCAAATCCCTACCATCGAGCCCATGAGCGGGGAGTAAAAATCATTGGGGCCACCGCCCATTATGCCACTGCCCAATTAGATGAAGGCCCAATTATCGAGCAGGATGTGGTAAGGGTTAGTCATCGAGATAATGTGGAGGATTTAATCCGTAAGGGTCGAGATTTAGAACGGGTGGTACTGGCTAGGGCTGTACGTTTACATTTGCAACACCGAATTCTTGTTTACGATAATCGCACCGTAGTGTTTGCTTAA
- a CDS encoding carbonic anhydrase, whose translation MAKIPTIDRRQLIQYGGAFLGTSLMAAILGNQMAGNPAAQAQSANQTPQQLLTQLMEGNGRFAAQKRVKANQDLYRLAEVAQGQSPFAAILSCADSRVPPEIIFDQGLGDLFICRIAGNIATPQEVGSLEFGTLVLGAKVLMVLGHQGCGAVKAAIDGGELPGQIASVIEKIDIGSVIDDSSNSASVVMATKANVKHQMAVLEQSPVLGQLIAEEKLVLVGAYYNLDSGTVTLL comes from the coding sequence ATGGCTAAAATCCCTACTATTGATCGCCGTCAGTTAATCCAATACGGCGGAGCTTTTCTCGGCACTAGCTTGATGGCCGCCATACTGGGCAATCAAATGGCTGGTAACCCGGCCGCCCAGGCCCAGTCTGCTAACCAAACGCCCCAGCAACTGTTAACGCAATTGATGGAAGGCAATGGACGTTTTGCCGCACAAAAAAGGGTTAAGGCCAACCAAGACCTCTATCGTCTTGCAGAAGTGGCCCAAGGTCAAAGTCCCTTTGCTGCTATCCTCAGTTGTGCCGATTCCCGAGTACCGCCGGAGATTATCTTTGATCAGGGTTTAGGGGATTTGTTCATCTGTCGCATTGCCGGCAACATCGCCACTCCTCAGGAAGTGGGAAGTTTGGAATTTGGCACCTTGGTTTTGGGGGCAAAGGTGTTGATGGTGTTGGGACACCAAGGCTGTGGTGCCGTTAAAGCGGCCATAGATGGGGGAGAATTACCGGGACAAATTGCCAGTGTGATCGAAAAAATTGACATCGGCTCCGTTATCGATGACAGCAGTAATTCCGCCAGCGTCGTCATGGCCACTAAAGCCAATGTTAAACATCAAATGGCCGTACTTGAGCAATCTCCGGTGCTGGGCCAGCTAATAGCTGAAGAAAAACTAGTGTTAGTGGGAGCTTACTACAACCTTGATTCTGGCACTGTGACCCTGTTGTAG
- a CDS encoding peptidase, whose translation MTYCLGLINRFGMVMGADSRTNAGVDYTSAYKKLFDYSVPGDRILILCTSGNLAITQAVLHQIDRDIQRDDGEHLHNIATMHEVATYIGSKVREMQEKDRPWLEKDGIDFQCNFLLGGQIKGEPHQELYLIYPQGNFIQATRETPFLQIGETKYGKPLLDRTITYDTPLEAMAKCALLSIDSTMKSNISVGPPINLTMVEANHFSVRHTLQLRLGDPYLAKMRSLWESYVRQAFESMPNVEWEANQIDFGEDVLID comes from the coding sequence ATGACCTATTGTTTGGGTTTAATTAATCGTTTTGGTATGGTCATGGGGGCAGATTCCCGCACCAATGCTGGAGTGGATTACACTTCCGCTTACAAGAAATTATTTGATTATTCCGTCCCCGGCGATCGGATTTTAATTCTTTGCACCTCCGGCAACTTAGCCATTACCCAGGCGGTACTCCATCAGATTGACCGGGACATTCAGCGGGACGACGGTGAACATCTCCATAACATTGCCACTATGCACGAGGTTGCCACCTACATCGGTAGTAAGGTGCGGGAAATGCAGGAAAAAGACCGACCCTGGCTGGAAAAAGATGGCATTGATTTTCAGTGTAATTTTCTCTTGGGTGGACAAATTAAGGGAGAACCCCACCAGGAATTGTACTTAATTTACCCCCAAGGCAATTTCATCCAAGCCACCAGGGAAACTCCCTTCCTACAAATTGGCGAAACTAAGTACGGCAAACCATTGCTGGACCGCACCATCACCTATGACACTCCCCTGGAAGCCATGGCCAAATGTGCCTTGCTTTCCATTGACTCCACTATGAAGTCGAATATTTCCGTTGGGCCCCCCATCAATCTGACCATGGTGGAGGCCAATCATTTCTCTGTGCGCCACACTCTGCAACTGCGCCTGGGGGATCCCTACCTCGCTAAAATGCGTAGTCTGTGGGAATCCTATGTGCGCCAAGCCTTTGAGTCCATGCCCAATGTGGAATGGGAAGCCAACCAAATCGATTTCGGTGAGGATGTTTTGATTGATTGA
- a CDS encoding HEAT repeat domain-containing protein: MVHSSSLSGTANNHHSQGNNQEIYQIIPDWPAVCQQLLYRALPCTSVQTQPEFVVKKPGRIPRSLKVIASEATSGQNIQISYGPLEFLDSLLTPIAEGGEKSRYLAIVGEAGSGKTIFLQHFAQGLWQRHQEGRAHCLPIWLNPSRFKHRSIKDYLFGPWLQEAMTLNGEISPTTWRDSLQQGLQAGQFWLVLDGVDYTFTDPEQMSAAQGSLTWLKDSLAEVPTTPVLLSCRPDTRRNDPRGLAGFTRYQLEPLLYPRDVEIAIEDYFTADRPAQSENQGQPNALATNLKEALANPLLSHLRPYLLRPRHLMLCCRFWRDQPRDFPVSSGALFRKLTQAFYLWQSEWASSKPGQQEELAQLLGQLAKQMLGENQADHRPLSLAEVEKIFGKDSPLLRSALQLGWLMPKTAVRKGVWERGYGFADDTFRDYFAALAISDWHFFLDIYRHQYRIFAPEWQGVLTFWWGREDISLANKQAFLQAMLEFDDRCSPENFYGLRALESAALALRECPDLAQSDEIVARLLAQGLTPVGGNSNQQKWATELLAETHRPPVVQALLKILQTTEDDRVYGRCCQWLGQWGQGFPQAIGVLEQQLALHGQSSLRFAIASALILIDPASSPGVATFLAALRPDQKDYSLALQTLAHCGGGNSLVIKALLDLLSPKLSVLHHRQVLQCLEVVGKNHSLVIARVLQKLRLYPPGAFLCQMAESLERIDPGNPTALVVLQRHIQADQPLPLRKQAIYSLGEVGVPSPPVVASLADLLMAEEDVFVRWLIVSSLAKIGQEDSTAIATLTTLVERAVAQPRSEEGDWLLNETIQALLKVDPHNVSILPSLVYLLENTATSEHLQIWAEILGRLDPGHPIAINTLLRLLRNKEDAYGQRQAAASLATIDPGNLSALMALINLLQNSDNESIRLAAAQDLALVGKNNPAVLAALIRVVGTNTEGEILRGVVKTLAQIGSNNREVAQALVGLLLENSEDRVRQDATQALIKVVPRKLLSTVVDQLRELCAKSQGENSGDHWQIFWYCAQQMTYADFYQAWHQTPLSVSGTSIPGKNSKQRSFFRYSLAQTLQGENAPLNGCQVIWIDTSQFLSLDNPSVDIYDQMLDQNCPEFDGAIPDNLSKLRFYWHQLQRKQAHPLLLLFEQFSPSPLDLEQLWQQLATFHGPIAILGIAPAPKTAVLPYFQLRESQTTAGEIVAWLQNCLTFN, encoded by the coding sequence ATGGTCCACTCCTCCAGCCTTTCAGGGACAGCGAACAATCACCACAGTCAAGGAAATAACCAGGAAATTTACCAGATCATCCCCGACTGGCCTGCGGTGTGTCAACAATTGCTCTACCGGGCCCTCCCCTGCACTTCAGTGCAAACCCAGCCGGAATTCGTTGTGAAAAAACCCGGTCGCATTCCCCGTTCCCTTAAGGTCATTGCCAGCGAAGCGACCAGTGGACAAAACATCCAGATTAGCTATGGGCCCCTGGAATTTTTGGACAGTTTATTAACTCCGATCGCCGAAGGAGGAGAAAAAAGCCGTTACTTAGCCATTGTGGGGGAAGCGGGATCTGGAAAAACAATTTTCTTACAACATTTTGCCCAGGGTCTATGGCAACGCCACCAAGAGGGCCGAGCCCATTGCTTACCCATCTGGCTTAACCCCTCCCGCTTTAAACACCGGAGCATCAAAGATTATTTGTTTGGCCCTTGGTTACAGGAAGCCATGACCCTCAATGGGGAAATTTCCCCGACGACCTGGCGAGATAGTTTACAGCAGGGGCTCCAGGCGGGGCAGTTTTGGTTGGTGCTAGACGGAGTTGATTACACCTTTACCGACCCAGAGCAAATGTCTGCGGCCCAAGGAAGCCTAACTTGGCTCAAGGATAGCTTGGCCGAAGTGCCCACGACGCCAGTGCTATTGAGTTGTCGTCCAGATACTAGGCGCAATGATCCCCGGGGACTGGCCGGTTTTACCCGTTATCAGTTGGAGCCGTTACTCTATCCCAGGGATGTGGAAATTGCCATTGAAGATTATTTCACTGCCGATCGCCCGGCTCAATCGGAAAACCAAGGCCAACCCAATGCCCTAGCCACCAATCTCAAGGAAGCGTTGGCCAATCCTTTGCTGAGTCATTTACGGCCCTATTTGCTCCGGCCCCGGCACTTAATGCTGTGCTGTCGTTTTTGGCGGGATCAACCGAGGGATTTTCCGGTTAGCAGTGGAGCTTTGTTCCGCAAATTAACTCAGGCTTTTTACCTGTGGCAGAGCGAGTGGGCTTCCAGCAAACCAGGCCAGCAAGAGGAGTTGGCCCAACTGTTGGGGCAATTGGCTAAGCAAATGCTAGGAGAAAATCAAGCTGACCATCGCCCCCTATCCCTGGCGGAAGTAGAAAAAATTTTTGGCAAGGATTCCCCCCTGTTGCGTTCGGCGTTGCAATTGGGCTGGCTGATGCCCAAGACCGCTGTGCGTAAAGGCGTTTGGGAAAGAGGTTATGGCTTTGCCGATGATACTTTTCGGGATTATTTTGCCGCCTTGGCAATCTCCGATTGGCACTTTTTCCTCGATATTTATCGGCATCAGTATCGTATTTTCGCCCCGGAGTGGCAGGGTGTATTGACCTTTTGGTGGGGACGGGAAGATATCAGCCTAGCCAATAAACAGGCCTTTCTCCAGGCAATGTTAGAGTTTGATGACCGTTGTAGCCCGGAAAATTTCTACGGACTCAGGGCTTTGGAGAGTGCGGCCCTGGCCCTGCGGGAATGCCCCGACCTGGCCCAGTCCGATGAGATTGTGGCCAGATTATTAGCCCAAGGTTTAACCCCAGTGGGAGGTAATAGCAACCAACAAAAATGGGCTACGGAGCTTTTGGCTGAAACTCACCGTCCGCCGGTGGTCCAAGCCCTACTCAAAATTCTGCAAACCACCGAAGATGACCGAGTATATGGCCGATGTTGTCAATGGCTAGGGCAGTGGGGCCAGGGATTTCCCCAGGCGATCGGGGTTTTAGAGCAACAGTTAGCCCTCCACGGACAGTCTAGTTTGCGCTTTGCCATTGCCTCGGCACTGATTTTAATTGATCCTGCCAGTTCCCCTGGGGTCGCTACTTTCTTGGCAGCCTTGCGCCCAGATCAAAAAGATTACAGCTTAGCTCTCCAGACCTTAGCCCATTGCGGCGGGGGCAACTCGTTAGTGATTAAAGCTCTGTTGGATTTACTTTCCCCGAAATTATCGGTGCTGCACCATCGTCAGGTATTGCAATGTTTGGAGGTGGTGGGCAAAAACCATAGCCTAGTCATTGCCCGTGTGCTACAAAAACTTAGACTTTATCCCCCCGGAGCATTTCTTTGTCAGATGGCCGAAAGTCTCGAAAGAATAGACCCTGGAAACCCTACGGCTCTAGTGGTTTTACAACGGCATATCCAAGCAGATCAACCCCTACCTTTACGAAAACAGGCTATCTATAGTTTGGGGGAAGTGGGGGTGCCATCGCCCCCGGTGGTGGCCAGCCTAGCAGATCTACTAATGGCGGAGGAGGATGTTTTTGTCCGTTGGTTGATTGTCAGTAGCCTTGCCAAAATTGGCCAGGAAGATTCTACGGCGATCGCCACCCTAACCACCCTAGTGGAAAGGGCCGTGGCCCAACCCCGCAGTGAAGAAGGGGACTGGTTGCTCAATGAAACCATCCAAGCTCTGCTGAAGGTCGATCCCCACAACGTCAGTATTTTGCCATCCCTGGTGTATCTGTTGGAAAACACGGCAACCAGCGAGCATCTACAAATTTGGGCCGAAATTTTGGGGCGCCTTGACCCGGGCCATCCCATCGCCATTAATACCCTTCTCCGTCTATTGCGTAACAAGGAGGATGCCTACGGTCAACGACAAGCGGCCGCCAGTTTAGCCACCATTGATCCCGGCAATCTTTCTGCCCTCATGGCCCTGATTAATCTCCTGCAAAATAGCGATAACGAAAGCATCCGTCTAGCTGCCGCTCAAGATTTAGCTCTAGTGGGAAAAAATAATCCCGCCGTGTTGGCTGCCCTGATCCGCGTTGTTGGCACCAATACCGAGGGGGAAATTCTCCGGGGGGTGGTGAAAACCCTGGCTCAAATTGGCTCCAACAATCGAGAGGTGGCCCAAGCTCTGGTGGGGTTACTGCTAGAAAATTCTGAAGATCGAGTCCGTCAGGATGCAACCCAGGCCTTGATTAAGGTTGTGCCCCGTAAGTTGCTATCCACGGTGGTCGATCAGTTACGGGAGCTATGTGCCAAGTCCCAGGGGGAAAACTCGGGGGACCATTGGCAAATTTTTTGGTACTGTGCCCAACAAATGACCTATGCTGATTTTTACCAAGCATGGCATCAAACTCCCCTGTCGGTTTCCGGCACCAGTATTCCTGGGAAAAATTCTAAACAAAGATCTTTTTTCCGTTACTCCTTGGCACAAACTTTGCAGGGGGAAAATGCTCCCCTGAATGGTTGTCAGGTAATTTGGATTGATACTAGTCAATTTTTGAGTTTGGATAATCCCAGTGTAGATATCTACGATCAAATGCTTGACCAAAATTGTCCCGAATTTGATGGAGCTATCCCAGATAACTTGTCCAAGCTACGGTTCTACTGGCATCAACTACAACGCAAGCAAGCCCATCCCCTGCTGTTGTTATTTGAACAGTTCAGCCCCTCTCCCCTAGACCTAGAACAACTTTGGCAGCAGTTGGCCACCTTCCATGGCCCGATCGCCATTTTGGGTATTGCACCGGCTCCAAAAACTGCGGTGTTGCCCTATTTCCAGTTGCGGGAATCCCAAACTACGGCGGGGGAAATTGTCGCTTGGTTGCAAAATTGTCTTACTTTCAATTGA
- a CDS encoding glutathione S-transferase family protein, with the protein MIKLYGAPQSRASIIQWYLEELSLPYEFVNVNLKEGEHRQAPYLAINPFGKVPAIADGDFYLWESGAILLYLAEKASTIPADIQTRAVVNQWLLFANSTLANGLFIEAVREKEMPRLLQSLEEILGRSPFILGEKFSVVDVAVGSILAYVPIMLKLNFDGYPAVAAYVQGLVQRPAFQASIGAR; encoded by the coding sequence ATGATCAAACTATACGGTGCCCCCCAAAGTCGAGCCTCCATTATCCAGTGGTACTTGGAAGAATTATCCCTGCCCTACGAATTCGTTAACGTTAACCTCAAGGAAGGGGAACATCGCCAAGCTCCCTACCTAGCCATTAATCCCTTTGGTAAGGTGCCGGCGATCGCCGATGGAGACTTTTACCTTTGGGAATCCGGCGCAATTTTGCTTTATTTAGCCGAAAAAGCCAGTACCATCCCCGCCGATATCCAAACCAGAGCGGTGGTTAACCAATGGCTCCTGTTCGCCAATTCCACCCTGGCCAATGGTCTATTTATTGAAGCGGTGCGGGAAAAGGAAATGCCCCGACTGTTGCAGTCTTTGGAGGAAATTTTAGGGCGATCGCCATTTATCCTCGGAGAAAAATTTTCGGTGGTGGATGTGGCGGTGGGGTCAATTTTGGCCTATGTGCCCATCATGCTCAAACTTAACTTTGATGGCTATCCTGCGGTGGCGGCCTACGTCCAGGGCTTGGTGCAACGGCCAGCCTTTCAAGCTTCCATTGGTGCCCGCTGA
- the ilvN gene encoding acetolactate synthase small subunit → MKHTLSVLVEDEAGVLTRIAGLFARRGFNIESLAVGSAEQGDVSRITMVVPGDENTIEQLTKQLYKLVNVIKVQDITETPCVERELMLVKVSANAPNRAEVIELAQVFRARIVDISEDTVTIEVVGDPGKMVAILQMLAKFGIKEVARTGKIALVRESGVNTEYLKSLESKF, encoded by the coding sequence ATGAAACACACCCTCTCTGTTTTAGTTGAAGATGAAGCTGGAGTTCTAACCCGCATTGCCGGACTATTTGCCCGCCGTGGTTTTAACATTGAGAGCTTGGCAGTGGGATCGGCGGAACAGGGGGACGTTTCCCGCATCACCATGGTGGTGCCAGGGGATGAGAACACCATCGAACAACTAACCAAGCAACTTTACAAGTTGGTTAATGTAATCAAAGTGCAGGACATCACCGAAACCCCCTGTGTAGAACGGGAATTGATGTTAGTCAAGGTGAGTGCCAATGCCCCCAATCGAGCGGAGGTAATTGAACTGGCCCAGGTATTCCGGGCCCGCATTGTGGATATTTCTGAAGACACTGTCACCATCGAAGTGGTGGGTGACCCAGGTAAAATGGTGGCAATCCTCCAGATGTTGGCCAAGTTCGGCATTAAAGAGGTGGCTCGAACGGGCAAAATTGCGTTGGTGCGGGAGTCCGGCGTCAACACGGAATATCTGAAATCCCTGGAATCCAAGTTTTAG
- a CDS encoding DUF3285 domain-containing protein, protein MSDLPTSEAPELTNPSPAEPSPTYVKLAMRNMVRKKGKSLTHFFLSASALLGVLVGISYLTR, encoded by the coding sequence ATGAGTGATTTACCCACCTCGGAAGCACCAGAACTTACTAATCCGTCCCCGGCGGAACCATCACCAACCTACGTTAAGTTGGCCATGCGTAATATGGTGCGTAAAAAGGGCAAATCCCTGACCCATTTCTTTCTGTCCGCCAGTGCCCTCCTCGGAGTGCTGGTGGGGATTTCCTACCTAACTCGCTAA
- the ybeY gene encoding rRNA maturation RNase YbeY — MAPTSLNQIAVELSLQTDLTGSAMAGPWVEDLLANPWQGWCQHWLDCLAEALPPAPSYELTLLFTGDRRIQQLNRQFRHQDKPTDVLAFAALEVDFPLTESEEMEEPLYLGDIVISLERADHQARERGHSTKLEVVWLTAHGLLHLLGWDHPDEASLTTMLSQQSHLLNLIGQHPPLFV, encoded by the coding sequence ATGGCCCCTACCTCCCTCAACCAGATTGCGGTGGAACTAAGCCTACAAACTGATCTAACTGGTTCTGCCATGGCTGGCCCGTGGGTAGAAGATTTATTGGCCAATCCCTGGCAAGGGTGGTGTCAACATTGGCTAGATTGTCTGGCCGAGGCTTTGCCCCCCGCCCCCAGCTACGAACTCACCTTACTATTCACTGGTGATCGCCGTATCCAACAGTTAAATCGGCAATTTCGTCACCAGGATAAGCCCACCGATGTGTTAGCTTTTGCGGCCCTGGAAGTGGATTTCCCCTTAACAGAATCTGAAGAAATGGAGGAACCCCTTTATTTGGGTGATATAGTAATTTCCCTAGAACGGGCTGACCATCAAGCCAGGGAACGAGGCCATAGTACCAAATTAGAAGTCGTGTGGTTAACAGCCCACGGCCTACTCCATCTCCTCGGTTGGGATCACCCCGACGAAGCCTCCCTCACCACCATGTTGTCCCAGCAATCCCACTTGTTAAACTTAATCGGCCAGCATCCTCCCCTATTCGTCTAG
- a CDS encoding diacylglycerol kinase: protein MKSVYPMSSPSSAVFADQGLSGKAKQTQSPPPPLALVVPAPKPAAKKPLRKNAWQVAPNLLVSFRYAWAGVSYAFATQRNFRIHTFTGTVVITASFLLQLAPIAVAVLALTSCLVMILELLNTALESVVDLTVGQSYHELAKIAKDCAAGAVLLAAIAAVIVGGCLLLPPLLSLMV from the coding sequence ATGAAATCGGTATATCCCATGTCTTCCCCATCCTCGGCGGTTTTTGCTGATCAGGGTTTATCCGGCAAGGCTAAGCAGACCCAGTCCCCTCCTCCTCCCTTGGCATTGGTGGTGCCTGCCCCCAAGCCCGCTGCTAAAAAGCCGTTGAGAAAAAATGCCTGGCAGGTAGCCCCTAATCTGTTGGTAAGTTTTCGTTACGCTTGGGCCGGCGTTAGTTATGCCTTTGCCACCCAACGGAATTTTCGTATTCACACTTTCACAGGCACAGTGGTAATCACAGCTAGCTTTCTGTTGCAATTAGCCCCGATCGCCGTGGCGGTACTGGCCCTGACTTCCTGCCTAGTAATGATTTTGGAGTTGTTAAACACAGCCTTAGAATCGGTGGTGGATTTGACGGTGGGGCAGTCTTACCATGAGCTAGCTAAAATTGCCAAGGATTGTGCGGCCGGAGCAGTATTATTAGCGGCGATCGCCGCAGTGATAGTGGGGGGCTGTTTATTATTACCACCACTGCTATCCTTGATGGTCTAA
- a CDS encoding aminodeoxychorismate/anthranilate synthase component II has translation MILVIDNYDSFTYNLVQYLGELGQKYAVAEDLRVYRNDQISLEEVKSLQPDAIVISPGPGRPDDAGISLQLIEKLSVSTPILGVCLGHQSIGQVFGGKVVAAPELMHGKTSQIYHQQQGIFAGLTSPVQATRYHSLIVERESLPECLEVTAWLADGMVMAFRHRDYPHVQSVQFHPESILTKEGKQMLENFLQSLG, from the coding sequence TTGATTCTGGTTATAGATAACTACGACAGTTTTACCTACAACCTCGTTCAGTATTTAGGCGAATTGGGGCAGAAGTATGCCGTGGCCGAAGATCTACGGGTGTATCGCAACGATCAAATTAGCCTCGAAGAAGTTAAATCCCTCCAGCCCGATGCCATTGTCATTTCCCCCGGCCCTGGCCGTCCCGACGATGCAGGTATTTCCCTCCAATTAATCGAAAAGCTGAGCGTCTCCACGCCAATTTTAGGAGTTTGCCTGGGGCACCAGAGCATTGGGCAAGTATTTGGGGGTAAGGTGGTGGCCGCCCCAGAATTGATGCACGGCAAAACTTCCCAGATTTATCATCAACAACAGGGCATTTTTGCTGGACTGACCAGTCCTGTGCAAGCAACCCGTTACCATAGTTTGATTGTTGAGCGGGAGAGCTTACCGGAGTGCTTGGAGGTGACGGCGTGGTTAGCCGATGGCATGGTGATGGCTTTTCGACATCGGGATTATCCCCATGTGCAGAGCGTGCAATTCCACCCGGAAAGCATTCTGACCAAGGAAGGTAAACAAATGTTGGAAAACTTTCTCCAGAGTCTGGGCTAA
- the chlG gene encoding chlorophyll synthase ChlG, producing the protein MSDTQNTGQNQAKARQLLGMKGAAPGESSIWKIRLQLMKPITWIPLIWGVVCGAASSGGYIWSVEDFLKALTCMLLSGPLMTGYTQTLNDFYDRDIDAINEPYRPIPSGAISVPQVVAQILILLVAGIGVAYGLDVWAQHDFPIMTVLTLGGAFIAYIYSAPPLKLKQNGWLGNYALGASYIALPWWAGHALFGTLNSTIMVLTLIYSLAGLGIAVVNDFKSVEGDRQLGLKSLPVMFGIGTAAWICVIMIDVFQAGIAGYLIYVHQQLYATIVLLLLIPQITFQDMYFLRNPLENDVKYQASAQPFLVFGMLATGLALGHAGI; encoded by the coding sequence ATGTCTGACACACAAAATACCGGCCAAAATCAAGCCAAGGCTCGGCAGTTACTGGGCATGAAAGGGGCCGCCCCAGGGGAAAGTTCCATTTGGAAAATTCGGCTCCAGTTGATGAAGCCCATCACTTGGATTCCCCTGATCTGGGGGGTGGTCTGTGGGGCCGCTTCGTCGGGGGGCTACATCTGGTCAGTGGAGGATTTTCTCAAAGCCCTCACCTGTATGTTGCTATCAGGCCCGTTAATGACCGGCTACACCCAAACCCTCAATGATTTTTACGACCGGGACATCGACGCCATCAATGAACCATACCGACCCATTCCTTCCGGGGCCATTTCTGTGCCCCAGGTGGTGGCGCAAATTTTAATCCTGTTGGTGGCGGGCATTGGTGTTGCCTACGGCTTGGATGTCTGGGCTCAGCATGATTTTCCCATCATGACGGTACTGACCCTGGGGGGAGCATTTATTGCCTATATTTACTCCGCGCCGCCGTTGAAGCTCAAACAAAACGGTTGGTTGGGAAACTATGCCCTGGGGGCTAGCTACATTGCCCTACCGTGGTGGGCCGGCCATGCTCTGTTTGGCACCCTCAACTCCACCATTATGGTCTTGACCCTAATTTATAGCTTGGCTGGTTTGGGCATTGCGGTGGTTAACGATTTCAAAAGTGTGGAAGGCGATCGCCAATTGGGGCTAAAGTCCTTGCCGGTGATGTTTGGCATCGGGACGGCGGCCTGGATCTGTGTGATCATGATCGACGTTTTCCAAGCGGGCATTGCGGGATACCTGATTTACGTTCACCAACAGCTTTACGCCACCATTGTGTTGCTATTGCTCATTCCCCAGATAACTTTCCAGGATATGTATTTTCTCCGTAATCCCCTGGAAAATGATGTCAAATACCAAGCCAGTGCCCAGCCATTCCTAGTTTTTGGTATGTTAGCCACTGGCCTAGCCCTGGGCCATGCAGGGATTTGA